In Metopolophium dirhodum isolate CAU chromosome 5, ASM1992520v1, whole genome shotgun sequence, the sequence GCTTTTCGACAACTTATCTGTGTGAATTATTGTCAACGTGCTTtttctactttaattttttttttaaataaactgaaTGTTTGGAGTGATTTAAGACTAAAACTATCCAGTCTTAATCTAGTTATTGACTCTTTCGTGGAGGATAAGCAATGTCAAAAATCACATTAAATTGCTTAACACTTAAACTTGtgattaaattgaataaagtttttttcaaatcttttatttctaataacttacgtaggtatataatataagtaataagtatataaatttatataatatataggtatatttatacgtGTGTTATTAGTAGGCGTCAaagattattttacaaaattggtGGTCGGTACAACTAAAATGTTGGGAACCGCTGAATTAGATAATGCATTGTTATATAAATGTCAATCACTATTGATTACTAAAATCATATAGCATATTAGTGATACGCACAGAACCCTATTCAGTCTACTTTGGTGTTTACATAGTGCAGCTAGTGATTCGTGTAGATCTTTATAGTATTTCAATTTAGTCCtggtaaaataattgatataacaatatgtatttacCAGTTAttctaactttaattttgagtTTTGTAACAAAACTAACAATTTGTAATGAAAGACCAGTGATTGGAATACTAACACAAGAAGTTTATTGGTCTTCTCTAAACcatttaaaaccatattataataattcgtgTATAGCTGCATCTTATGTTAAAGCAATTGAAGCTTCTGGAGGGCGAGTTGTACCAGTTTTCACAAACAGGACTACtgaatattatacgtatgtaaCATCAGCAAATTTCATTTCTCAAAACAgaatttactacctatattataaaacgtttcAGGGATGTAGTGAACAAAGTAAATGGAATTTTGGTCCCTGGAGGAGGATGTGCGTTTAATATTAGTTTCGGAATCAGTCAATCTACGAATGAAGTTTTTAACATTGCCAAACgtgtaattaatgtataatttaataaatcaatttattttttatactttttataaggacaaacattttgataatttctaGATACATTGCCTGGCAGtcattcaataatcaatatatagccgttcgtaaaaaataaattcgatcatttcaacaatataaatattgactTGGCAGGAATAAACGgatttttctcatttttttttttttatataaaagagGAACACATTATTcactaaatttcaaaatattaaactatttgtgaatgtttaaatgcttattattgCATCTTCTGGAAATGCATTGTTGAAAATTGTAGTCTAATGCAacctatatataaacacaataatacacaaataGGTACACGCAGgtacacaacatttttttgtacattacattattattttcgataaattaaattgttttgtgtCGAAAACCTTGAGaatgtacctaatacaaattacaattaagcATCTTCATAAGGAATTATCTAcctaaattattagtttataatttctatacgcaatacagtttttaaaatatttaaactaattttaagttttgaattttgattgcCACAAATTCATTCTAACATTTCTTAACACCATTCTACGATATGTCAGCAttgagttattataaattaataactaatgtatgcgtgaacaaatattataatatcagcgttatttaatatattaatcgttttttggtaaatattaatttaacctacctaccgtaaattagaaaaactaataaaaaaatcgataattttattaattccgattcattttgattattaataccTTTTCATTCACAGGATTTCACACAATAGCTAAGgtactttttatttgtactaaTGTTACGTGATGCCCCTTCAGGGATCCAAAAGATGATGATTTGATATAAAAGTAGTAGTCAATTGAACAGTAAATGAaatgttgtttattataatagtataaatgtataatatcgtcgtcTTGCAGTGTATATGGCTGAGTGGCGTGAAGTACCTCTGTTCTTAGTGGCTTTGGTACATCTGATAATGCTCTGTCTCTAGCGTCCTTAAATACGATGTCGGCTCCTTTGATATGATCGGCTCGTGGACCCGCAGGTGTCCTTTAGGTGTAGCTCGGAAAGTGGTTGTTTTCGTAGAGATGAAACTATCGCCTCGTATGCTAATTTTGTTATGTTCGCTAATTCTGACTAGTTTTTgccaaaatttcaaattaactgGTTTGCCAAAATGCTACTTTATATGGATaggattatagtttataaattgtgCCAGATTTATGGACTATAGTCCATTGTAAGGTTAAACGCTGTGGCTcggttaacatattataatattaatacgtagAGTCTATTTATCATTTACACTAATTTCGCTTAAATTTTGTAACTATCAGACGGCGATAAGTGCGAGAACATCAAAATATACTAGACCTTTG encodes:
- the LOC132944192 gene encoding gamma-glutamyl hydrolase B-like — its product is MYLPVILTLILSFVTKLTICNERPVIGILTQEVYWSSLNHLKPYYNNSCIAASYVKAIEASGGRVVPVFTNRTTEYYTDVVNKVNGILVPGGGCAFNISFGISQSTNEVFNIAKRIHCLAVIQ